A genomic region of Enterococcus sp. 12C11_DIV0727 contains the following coding sequences:
- a CDS encoding M20 family metallopeptidase, with product MNDLQKQLFTKLQQKEADMIAIRRHFHENPELSFHETKTAQYIADFYAGKDCTVQTNIGGGHGILVDIQGGKEGPSLAIRADFDALPIQEDTGLPFSSKTAGVMHACGHDGHTAYMMILTDSLIELKEQLTGTIRVIHQPAEEVPPGGAKGMIEAGCLDGIDHVLGIHVMSLMPLGDVLYHPGSVHTGRATFKVIMQGKGGHGSTPQDANDTIVAASQFVTAVQTIVSRRIDPFDTATVTIGSFDGKGSANVIKDSVTLEGDVRIMKETTRAIVEKEFNQILDGICRTFGISYELDYANDYPVCVNDQKTTEMVAQALNEAQIPEIKQIIECGPQTPSEDFAYYAKERPSCFFFVGAHKEGTPMYPHHHPKFYIDEDCLLIAAKSMGAAVLHYLSEGV from the coding sequence ATGAACGATCTACAGAAACAACTATTTACAAAGCTTCAACAAAAAGAAGCGGATATGATTGCAATCCGTCGCCATTTTCATGAGAATCCAGAGTTATCGTTTCATGAAACTAAAACAGCACAATATATTGCTGATTTTTATGCAGGAAAGGATTGCACTGTTCAAACGAATATTGGCGGCGGTCATGGGATTTTAGTTGATATTCAAGGCGGAAAAGAAGGTCCAAGCTTGGCAATCCGAGCAGATTTCGATGCTTTACCGATCCAAGAAGATACAGGTCTGCCATTTTCATCCAAAACAGCTGGTGTGATGCATGCTTGTGGACACGATGGGCACACGGCTTACATGATGATTTTAACTGATTCCTTGATTGAATTGAAAGAACAGTTAACCGGAACAATTCGTGTGATTCATCAACCTGCCGAAGAAGTACCACCTGGCGGAGCTAAAGGGATGATCGAAGCTGGTTGTTTAGATGGTATCGATCATGTGTTAGGGATCCACGTTATGAGTCTGATGCCACTTGGTGATGTACTTTACCATCCAGGATCAGTCCATACTGGTCGGGCAACGTTTAAAGTCATCATGCAAGGAAAAGGTGGTCATGGTTCAACACCTCAAGATGCCAATGATACGATCGTTGCAGCTTCTCAATTTGTAACAGCTGTTCAAACGATCGTCAGTCGTAGAATTGATCCATTTGATACTGCAACCGTTACAATCGGATCTTTTGACGGCAAAGGTTCAGCAAATGTGATCAAAGATTCTGTTACGCTTGAAGGTGACGTACGGATCATGAAAGAAACAACACGGGCAATTGTAGAAAAAGAATTCAACCAAATTTTAGATGGAATCTGCCGAACCTTTGGTATCAGCTATGAACTTGATTATGCCAATGATTATCCTGTTTGCGTCAATGATCAAAAGACCACTGAAATGGTCGCACAGGCTTTGAATGAAGCACAAATCCCTGAGATCAAACAAATTATTGAATGTGGACCACAAACTCCTTCTGAAGATTTTGCGTATTATGCCAAAGAGCGTCCAAGTTGTTTCTTTTTCGTTGGCGCACACAAAGAAGGAACGCCAATGTATCCACATCACCATCCAAAATTTTATATAGATGAAGACTGTCTATTGATTGCTGCAAAATCAATGGGCGCAGCTGTCTTACATTATTTATCTGAAGGAGTTTAA
- a CDS encoding MFS transporter, whose translation MKAATHTADTATYKGTNKLLIGIVLSVLTYWLFAQSLLNMAPAVQSDLGVSSGVLNIGISMTGLFSGIFIVVAGGLADKLGRMKLTYIGLILSVIGSAALVIAHGPVLFIGGRILQGLSAACIMPATMALVKTYYEGKDRQRALSYWSIGSWGGSGLCSFFGGAIASSLGWRYVFIFSIIVSICSALLIFGTPESKVVSDSNSKFDSIGLLLFIVSMVALNVVVSKGSELGWTSPIVLILAVIVIIGLIAFYKVEQTIDNSFVEFSLFENRGYLGATISNFLLNAVAGTLIVINTYVQQGRGLSSAKTGMLSIGYLCLVLITIRIGEKLLQTIGAKKPMLWGTILSGTGVGLMALTMVTGTAYFILVFIGYSLFGMGLGMYATPSTDTAISSVPNEKAGVASGIYKMASSLGGALGVAISAAVYNGFSAGGNYTQGATFGLLTNILFCVLALGSILFIIPKEKQV comes from the coding sequence ATGAAAGCAGCAACACATACAGCAGATACTGCAACATACAAAGGGACAAATAAATTACTGATTGGAATCGTATTAAGCGTATTGACCTATTGGCTATTTGCCCAATCTTTACTAAATATGGCGCCAGCCGTACAAAGTGACCTAGGGGTTTCTTCTGGTGTTTTAAACATCGGAATCTCCATGACTGGTTTATTCTCAGGTATTTTTATCGTCGTAGCCGGCGGTTTAGCAGATAAATTAGGCAGAATGAAATTGACCTATATTGGACTTATTTTAAGTGTTATCGGTTCTGCAGCATTAGTTATCGCACATGGACCTGTTTTATTTATCGGTGGCCGAATTTTGCAAGGGCTATCCGCTGCTTGTATCATGCCAGCAACAATGGCCTTAGTTAAAACCTATTATGAAGGCAAAGATCGTCAACGCGCTTTAAGTTATTGGTCAATCGGTTCTTGGGGTGGTTCAGGTTTATGTTCATTTTTTGGCGGAGCCATTGCAAGTTCATTAGGTTGGCGCTACGTTTTTATTTTTTCAATTATCGTTTCAATTTGTAGTGCGTTATTGATTTTTGGCACTCCTGAAAGCAAAGTCGTTAGTGATAGTAATAGTAAATTTGACTCAATTGGTTTGCTACTATTTATCGTTTCAATGGTCGCTTTAAATGTTGTCGTTTCTAAAGGTTCTGAGTTAGGTTGGACAAGTCCAATTGTGCTTATTTTAGCCGTAATCGTCATTATAGGGTTGATTGCCTTTTATAAAGTAGAACAAACAATCGATAATAGTTTTGTTGAATTTTCTCTATTTGAAAATCGTGGCTATCTTGGTGCAACTATTTCTAATTTCTTGTTGAATGCAGTCGCTGGTACATTGATCGTAATCAATACCTATGTTCAACAAGGACGCGGTCTTTCTTCTGCTAAAACGGGGATGTTATCGATTGGTTACCTCTGTCTAGTGTTGATCACGATTCGGATCGGCGAAAAGTTATTACAAACAATTGGTGCAAAAAAACCAATGTTGTGGGGAACCATTCTTTCTGGTACTGGTGTTGGCTTGATGGCTTTAACAATGGTTACTGGAACTGCCTATTTTATTTTAGTTTTCATCGGTTACAGCCTATTTGGAATGGGTCTAGGAATGTACGCTACCCCCTCTACAGATACAGCGATTTCCAGTGTCCCAAATGAAAAAGCAGGTGTTGCTTCCGGTATTTATAAAATGGCCAGTTCACTTGGCGGTGCCTTAGGAGTAGCTATTTCTGCAGCAGTTTATAACGGCTTTAGTGCTGGTGGGAATTACACACAAGGTGCTACATTTGGCTTACTGACAAATATTCTTTTCTGTGTTTTAGCTTTAGGTTCCATCCTATTTATCATTCCAAAGGAAAAACAAGTATAA